The nucleotide window GTCCAAATTCCAGGCGGGGGGGGGAATGCCGTTTATAATTTGGCCAAGCTGGGGGCTCAAGTGAAAGTGGCAGGTTTAATTGGCAATGATGCTCAAGGAAAAGCCCTTCAAGACATTTTTACCAAGGCAGGAATTGATACGGCTGGGATCATTGCTGAGCGCGATCGCGAAACAGTCACCAAAACTCGGATTTCGGGTCATGCTCGCCAATCGGTCACGCAGCAAATCGTCCGGCTTGATCGCAAATCAAACTTTCCCCCAAGTGAGAATTCGGTTTTACAAATTGCTCATTATGTCAAAGCATCAATCCCAGCAGTAGATGCGGTGGTCTGTTCCGATTATGGCGATGGTGTCCTCAGTTCACCGGTAATCGCCTCCGCTTTATCTCATAATTGCACGGTTGTCGATGCTCAAAATAACTTATCCCGTTATCGAGGCGCTACGCTGTTTACCCCTAACCTACCAGAAGCAGAAGCAGCAGTTGGATATAACATTAGTAACGAAGATTTGTTATCTAAAGCCGGAAGAGATCTCCTCCATTTGACCCAAGCCAACTATATCTTGATTACGCGCGGAGAACAAGGCATGAGCCTCTTTAGCCAAACCGGAGAGATTGATCATATTCCTCCATTTAACCGCACAGATGTATTTGATGTCACTGGTGCTGGCGATACGGTGGTTTCAGCCTTAACCATTAGTTTGTGTGCTGGTGCCAGTCCTTGGGAAGCAGCCGTGTTAGGAAACCTTGCTGCAAGTATTGTGGTCCGTCAGTTTGGCACCGCAACCACCAGTGTTGAGGAAATGAAACTTGGCTTACAAACTTTGTTGGAGGATCCCAGTTTATTGGAGTAGGGGAGTGAAAATTCTCCTACTCCAGCCAACGCCTCTTACTCACCGATTAGGAGTTGCGCGATCGCTTCTTGTTCTTCCAATTCAAATTGCGGTGGCGTTTGTCGAGCATCGGTAATCAACCAGTCCAAAGCAGCTGCTTGCACATCGATGGTGGTACCTGTTTTATCCACACAGTAGCGTCCAAAAACCAGTTTATCCACTAAACGGACCTTGGGACCCAATCGCGAATATTCAAAAATCACGCTGTTTTTGACCGTTGCTCCGCTACAAATCCAACAATTGGGACCAATCATAGCCGGACCAACAATTGTCGCCCCATCTTCAATGCGGGTCATACCACCAATATAAACCGGTCCGGTAATATCAACTTTATCCCAGTTCACTGCGACATTGAGTCCAGTATAAACACCAGGGGTAACTTCATGTCCCGGGATGTCAACGTTTTTAATTTCTCCGAGCAACACGCCTCGAACCGCATGCCAATAATCTGGAACTTTTCCAATATCCACCCATTGGAAATCCATGGGAACCGCATAGAACGGTGCCCCTTTTGCAACCAGTTTTGGGAATAAATCACTACCGAGGTCATAGACTTGATCGGGAGGAATATAGTCGATCACTTCCGGTTCGAGAATATAAATCCCGGTATTGATTTTGGTGCTGAGTGCTTCTTCAACCGAAGGTTTTTCTTGGAAAGCAGTAATCCGGTTGTTGTCATCAGTAACCACAACTCCATAACTCGAGACTTTATCTGGGGGAACATCCTTGGTAATAACGGTTGCGATCGCGCCTCTCTCTTTATGTTGTTTCAGCGCTGCCGTTAAATCTAAGTCAATTAGCGCATCCCCACAAAGCACCACAAACGTATCATCAAAAAACTTATTAAAATCTTGAATCCGCCGAATCCCGCCTGCAGAGCTTAATGCTTCACCAACTAATTCGCCATCAACAATCCGCCCCTCAAAAGAATAGGCAATATCGACGCCAAAGCGTTGACCATCTCGAAAATAACTTTCAATTTCTTGGGCAAGATGGCTGACATTGACCATTACTTCGGTAAAACCATGTTGGCGTAATAGTTCTAACAAAAACTCCATGACTGGCTTTTGTAGAATGGGTATGAGTGGTTTGGGAATGGTGTAAGTAATCGGTCGGACGCGAGTCCCTTTCCCTGCTGCCAAAATCATGGCTTTCATAGCGCATTGACTCCTCAATTCTCATTTGGGTGTTTATTGGCTCCTCTGATCCCAGTCGCTGTATAGGATAAGAGGATAAGTGTTTAGATTGCATTGTAGCGGTTCTTAGCAATGCATTTTTGTTGCCGGGTGATTCATTATCTACTGGCTGACTGAATCTTGCAACTGCTTTTTGGCTTAGCTTCATTATCTCACTATTATAATCCTCCTTCAATCACTAAGTTTTTTCTCCTGAAGAAAGCGTAAATGTAGGTCTTGATAGAACGCTGCTTGGGATAATTCCACTTTAGATTGTGCTGATAGTAATAGTAAAGCCCAAAAAATTCCCACTCGATTCCCTTTCTCTGTTACGGGTTCGGAACCATTCTCTGCTGTTGTTTCTATTTTCTGTTGCTTCCAACGTGCAGCAAGCTCATCTAAGCTCATCCAAAGTTCTTCCGAATTGAAGAGAGAGGTTTCCCGCAGCAAGAAGGTTTCTAGTTCGGTCGCCAGTTCGGTTAAATTTTCATTATGAGCCAGATGGGTGATCATCTGTGCTGTTTCTCGCTTTGAAGAAGTGCGCGATCGCGCACGAGAGGCTGGGGAAGTATCTTCAATTTGCTCCCCTAGTTCTTTGAGATAAGTAATTAACTCTGAAAGCGTGACCCGTCGTTTCTGGGGAGGGGGGGCACTCCCACGCCGCCGAATATGGTGTTCTAATTTTTGCGGGAGTCGGCGGCGGGAGGTTTCTGCTTCTTCCGGAATCGGCTCATCTGCTTCGGCTTCCTCCTGGTCATCTTCAGCCAGGGCTTCTAAGGTATCCGCTTTGAACGAGACCAACATTGAAGCCCAAAGAAAGGCTTGTCCGGATTGGGGTAAGTGAAGCTGACTGAGTTGATCTAAATCTTGCAAGAATCGATCAATCACTTTAATCACATCGACATCCCAGGGATCGATTTCTCGACGTTGGGCGAGATCAATCAAGAGGGTAATTGCTGCATTCGCAGGACTCGCTTCTTCAGTCCCCATACTCGCATCTAGATTCATGATTCCGTTTTGGAGGTTTCCTCGCCTTGGGGTAAACGTTTTTGTTGTTCTTCTAGCTGCATTTTATAGTTTTCAACGTCTTTACTGAGGGTCTCTACCTCTTTCTCTTTCTTTTTTAATTCTCGTTTCTGACCAAAGGTTGCAATTTGACGAGTGAGACGGCTCCAAATACTATATAACCAAGCTAGGGTTGCTCCAATCCCCATCGCTAAAATCAGTTCAATGGCTAAGGGCGCTTGCACTTCATACCCCGGAATAATTTGAATGGTCGTTAGTTCGGTATTTTCGATACTAAACAACACTAAAGCCAAGCCACTGGCAAAAATCACCACAAAATTAAGAATACGCATTACAAACTCACTCACTTGTCACTCTCTTCAGAGATATCATGCCAGACTTTGGTCTCCTGTAAACCATTATTTTTAATTTGGAGCAGATTTTTCTAATTTCTCTAAAAGTCGCCAACACAGCCAGAGGGCGCGGGGAACATGAAAACAGCCCTTGTAAGGACCTCCCTTGAAGCGATGGGTAACATTGCCAGCGCGATCGAGATAGCCAAACCATTCGCCATATTTCGGGTCACGGAAATGGCTAAAAATATAGGCATCTACTTGCTGAAACGCTTCCCAATCGGCTCGTTCTCCCGTGAGGGAAAAATTTAAGAGATGGGCGTACAAGGCTTCACAATGCACCCACCATAGTTTCATAAACCATTCCAAGGGCGTCGGGCTATACCCTTGGGCATCCAGGAAATAATAAATCCCGCCATATTCAGCATCCCAACCCCGCTCAAAAGACCAGCGAATCATCTCAATCGCCGTTTCTGATAACGCCGGTTTTTGTAAGTGTTGCGCCCAATGTTGGAGAAACCAACCTGCTTCTATGGCGTGTCCTGGATTGATTAATCTACCTTCACTACTATTGATGAGTTGTCCCTCAGGAGTGACCGTTTCATAAACGGTTTTTGTCTCCGGATGAATATGACGTCTTAAACGATGAATACAATCATCGACTTCTCGCTGATAGGCGTGGGTGTCTTCTTCTGCGACTTCTGCAATTAAATTCAGCAAAATCATGGGGACGGCTAAACTTTGAGCAGACGTTTGCCCCGAATAATGCGGTCGCCCCACTTTTGTCCAATCCTGCGCCCAATCCCAAACGTTTTCTAGTTCTAACTTTGCTTCCTTTAAGAGTTGGGGTTGTTCACTGGCACGAGCAAACTCAGCCAGTGCCATGATATAAAAGCATTCAGAAAAAATTTTCCGTTGTTGATAAATTGGCTTTCCTTGGGCAGTGACGGAAAAATAAACCCGGCGATCCTCTCGAATCGCATAATTTTGCAAGAAATCAGCCCCTAAACGCGCCATTGTTAACCATTCGGGTTTTGATTCAATGTCGCGATAAAACTTACTGAAGATCCAAACTTGTCGTCCTTGTAACCAGATATGTTTAGTTGAATCATAGACTGTACCATCTTGGTCAAGGCAGTTGAAGTAACCGCCATGCTTCCAATCCGGAGAATGCTTTTCCCAAAAGGGAATGACATTTTCTAATAACTCTTGTTCGTATTTCCTACCATAGTGCTGGAACTGAGAGGAAGGGACGGCAAGCGTGTCTTTCATGGCAAAAGTAGAATCCGATTCAGGGGGTGCTGCAGCTCTCACCGTTGGCATTACTGGTTTCCAGAGGGAACCAGTTGCTTTTTCGGCAGTTGAGTGTATTGAGACACAATTTTCCGAAACTCTTCCCCTTCAATGGTTTCTTCGTAGAGCAGCAGATCAACCAAATGATCCATGAGAGGGCGGTTTTCGCGGATAATTTGGCGGGCTTTTTCATAACAGCGCAGCGCGATCGCGCGCACTTGCTGGTCAATTTTTGTCGCCACTTCTTCAGAATAGTCAGGATGACGATTGGCATCCCCTCGCCCTAAAAAGACCTGTTCGCTTTGACCTTCCAATGCCAAAGGACCCAAATCAGACATCCCATAACGGGTTACCATTTCTCGCGCCAAGTTGGAGACGACTTTTAAGTCATTACTCGCACCGGCTGTGACCTCGGCATCGCCAAAGATTTCTTTTTCTGCGGCGCGTCCCCCTAAAGTAATGGTAATCCGGTCGATCATCCACGCCCGGGTGTATAATCCGCTATCAACCATATCTTCATTAAAACTTTGTTGAGCGAAACCGCCGACACCCCCAGCACGAGGAATAATCGTCACTTTATTCAACGGATCGGAATGTTCTAATAGGGTCATCAACAGGGCGTGTCCCACTTCATGGTAAGCAATGAGACGTTTTTTCTTGCTATCGAGCAGTGGATTCAAACTTAAGCCGATGGTAATGCGATCTAAGGCATCATCAATTTCTCGGTTCGTAATCGTGTCTTTGAAACGGCGTGCGGTGAGAATTGCCGCTTCATTGAGGAGGTTGGCTAAATCAGCACCAGACAAACCGGGGGTTCTGCGCGCGATCGCTTCTAAAGAAACATCTGGGTCAAGTTTTTTGTTCCGAGAATGAACATCTAAAATTCCTAAGCGCCCTTTGTAACTGGGTAAGTCCACAGTAATTTGCCGATCAAATCGTCCGGGACGCAATAAGGCTGGATCCAGGACATCTGGGCGGTTTGTCGCCGCAATGACAATCACCCCAGCATTTTCTTCAAACCCATTCATTTCAGTTAACAATTGGTTAAGGGTTTGTTCCCGTTCGTCATTTCCCCCGCCAACACCGGCACCGCGTTTGCGTCCGACGGCGTCAATTTCATCAATAAAAACGAGACAGGGGGCATTTTCTTTGGCTTTTTTAAATAAATCTCTGACGCGAGAGGCACCCACCCCGACAAACATTTCTACAAATTCCGACCCGGAAATGCTGTAAAAGGGGACCCCGGCTTCTCCTGAAACGGCTTTCGCGAGGAGGGTTTTCCCGGTTCCAGGCGATCCCACCAGTAACACTCCTTTCGGAATTTTAGCCCCTACTGCGGTAAAGCGTTCTGTTTCTTTGAGGAAGGTCACCACTTCTTGTAGTTCTTCTTTGGCTTCATCAATTCCTGCCACATCATCAAAGCGAATGCCCGTTTGGTCTTCCACTTGGTATCGAGCACGAGATTTTCCGAAACTCATGGCCTGTCCGGAGGCTTTTGCAGAACGGCGAATAATCAAAGCCAGTCCTCCCACCAACAGTAGGATCAGGACACCATTAGCAATAATACCGGCAGTTTGACTGTTATCGTTAGAGGCTTCCACATCAATGGGAATGTCGCTATTCCGTAATTGGGCGATTAATTCGCTATTTTGCTCAAATAACCTCACTTCTCGCTTAACAGTTTCACCACTTTCCCCAACCATCTCAACAATTGCGATATTGGTACGGGGATCGAGTTCCACTCTTTCTACTTCTCCTTGCTCAATTTTCTGGAGAAATTGGCTGTAACTTAATTCCTCAGACTTATTTTGTGCCAGGGTTGGGGAGGCAAAAAAAACACTTTGGAGAATCATCCAACCGGTTGCGAGGGGAAGGAAATAGCGGGAAATCGGCTTGCGGTGGGTTTTAGCGCCAAATTGTTTTTTCATTGGTTTTATCGGATACTGCAATATCTTGGGGGTGAGCAAGGGAAGGGTCAAATTATCCCTTTCTTTAGTCTAGAAAAAAAAAGACGTTTCGGGTGAACGCCTGGACCAGGGAGTTGAGTGTTGAGTTAATTACCGCTAATATGAATAACAAGTTCTCTGGAATGAGCGCGATCGCGATGTTCCCATAAATAAATTCCTTGCCAGGTTCCTAACATCAACTGTCCGCGATCAATAGGGATTTGCTCTGAGGTTTTGGTTAAGACCGA belongs to Cyanobacteria bacterium GSL.Bin1 and includes:
- a CDS encoding D-glycero-beta-D-manno-heptose-7-phosphate kinase, giving the protein MNDFLAQLEANSQRLFNLLDAFEQPSILVVGDLALDEFVNGEVERLSREAPVLILRHENTVQIPGGGGNAVYNLAKLGAQVKVAGLIGNDAQGKALQDIFTKAGIDTAGIIAERDRETVTKTRISGHARQSVTQQIVRLDRKSNFPPSENSVLQIAHYVKASIPAVDAVVCSDYGDGVLSSPVIASALSHNCTVVDAQNNLSRYRGATLFTPNLPEAEAAVGYNISNEDLLSKAGRDLLHLTQANYILITRGEQGMSLFSQTGEIDHIPPFNRTDVFDVTGAGDTVVSALTISLCAGASPWEAAVLGNLAASIVVRQFGTATTSVEEMKLGLQTLLEDPSLLE
- a CDS encoding NTP transferase domain-containing protein, which codes for MKAMILAAGKGTRVRPITYTIPKPLIPILQKPVMEFLLELLRQHGFTEVMVNVSHLAQEIESYFRDGQRFGVDIAYSFEGRIVDGELVGEALSSAGGIRRIQDFNKFFDDTFVVLCGDALIDLDLTAALKQHKERGAIATVITKDVPPDKVSSYGVVVTDDNNRITAFQEKPSVEEALSTKINTGIYILEPEVIDYIPPDQVYDLGSDLFPKLVAKGAPFYAVPMDFQWVDIGKVPDYWHAVRGVLLGEIKNVDIPGHEVTPGVYTGLNVAVNWDKVDITGPVYIGGMTRIEDGATIVGPAMIGPNCWICSGATVKNSVIFEYSRLGPKVRLVDKLVFGRYCVDKTGTTIDVQAAALDWLITDARQTPPQFELEEQEAIAQLLIGE
- a CDS encoding segregation/condensation protein A — translated: MNLDASMGTEEASPANAAITLLIDLAQRREIDPWDVDVIKVIDRFLQDLDQLSQLHLPQSGQAFLWASMLVSFKADTLEALAEDDQEEAEADEPIPEEAETSRRRLPQKLEHHIRRRGSAPPPQKRRVTLSELITYLKELGEQIEDTSPASRARSRTSSKRETAQMITHLAHNENLTELATELETFLLRETSLFNSEELWMSLDELAARWKQQKIETTAENGSEPVTEKGNRVGIFWALLLLSAQSKVELSQAAFYQDLHLRFLQEKKLSD
- a CDS encoding DUF1049 domain-containing protein, whose protein sequence is MRILNFVVIFASGLALVLFSIENTELTTIQIIPGYEVQAPLAIELILAMGIGATLAWLYSIWSRLTRQIATFGQKRELKKKEKEVETLSKDVENYKMQLEEQQKRLPQGEETSKTES
- a CDS encoding N-acylglucosamine 2-epimerase; protein product: MKDTLAVPSSQFQHYGRKYEQELLENVIPFWEKHSPDWKHGGYFNCLDQDGTVYDSTKHIWLQGRQVWIFSKFYRDIESKPEWLTMARLGADFLQNYAIREDRRVYFSVTAQGKPIYQQRKIFSECFYIMALAEFARASEQPQLLKEAKLELENVWDWAQDWTKVGRPHYSGQTSAQSLAVPMILLNLIAEVAEEDTHAYQREVDDCIHRLRRHIHPETKTVYETVTPEGQLINSSEGRLINPGHAIEAGWFLQHWAQHLQKPALSETAIEMIRWSFERGWDAEYGGIYYFLDAQGYSPTPLEWFMKLWWVHCEALYAHLLNFSLTGERADWEAFQQVDAYIFSHFRDPKYGEWFGYLDRAGNVTHRFKGGPYKGCFHVPRALWLCWRLLEKLEKSAPN
- the hflB gene encoding ATP-dependent zinc metalloprotease FtsH, with product MKKQFGAKTHRKPISRYFLPLATGWMILQSVFFASPTLAQNKSEELSYSQFLQKIEQGEVERVELDPRTNIAIVEMVGESGETVKREVRLFEQNSELIAQLRNSDIPIDVEASNDNSQTAGIIANGVLILLLVGGLALIIRRSAKASGQAMSFGKSRARYQVEDQTGIRFDDVAGIDEAKEELQEVVTFLKETERFTAVGAKIPKGVLLVGSPGTGKTLLAKAVSGEAGVPFYSISGSEFVEMFVGVGASRVRDLFKKAKENAPCLVFIDEIDAVGRKRGAGVGGGNDEREQTLNQLLTEMNGFEENAGVIVIAATNRPDVLDPALLRPGRFDRQITVDLPSYKGRLGILDVHSRNKKLDPDVSLEAIARRTPGLSGADLANLLNEAAILTARRFKDTITNREIDDALDRITIGLSLNPLLDSKKKRLIAYHEVGHALLMTLLEHSDPLNKVTIIPRAGGVGGFAQQSFNEDMVDSGLYTRAWMIDRITITLGGRAAEKEIFGDAEVTAGASNDLKVVSNLAREMVTRYGMSDLGPLALEGQSEQVFLGRGDANRHPDYSEEVATKIDQQVRAIALRCYEKARQIIRENRPLMDHLVDLLLYEETIEGEEFRKIVSQYTQLPKKQLVPSGNQ